From one Mycosarcoma maydis chromosome 17, whole genome shotgun sequence genomic stretch:
- a CDS encoding uncharacterized protein (related to KEI1 - component of inositol phosphorylceramide synthase), protein MSSRLYLRLPNLPSFHRNITSFLGFMDLKIGASILTLFALFNKTAGIYGILAVFQGGTFAQVALYLYSIATIVVFLWGLKGISDEDAQHALTYAHLFTLDHMISTFWTLLFTFNWFYFTPHDGQPTTTQSSHQTGLMDLIETIEAQYRTPEEMQKLHHDQLTPGQRKMSAERIWKEEKDFSAAVLTLGWLVKIYFALVLYSYALHLRHGTYRTLPLSKASAHPVGARSSGGGGGGRSEYRYHPVVEEEELETWSDDDAETEGNKAAKRNGAGSASSAKGSGSIPAATTSSGNATPGGARAVIDRLAV, encoded by the coding sequence ATGTCATCACGCCTATACTTGCGGCTGCCGAACTTGCCGTCGTTTCACCGCAACATCACCTCGTTCCTTGGGTTTATGGACCTCAAGATTGGTGCCTCCATATTGACGCTGTTCGCTCTTTTCAACAAAACGGCCGGCATATACGGCATCCTTGCCGTCTTTCAGGGAGGCACCTTCGCCCAGGTGGCTCTGTACCTTTATTCGATCGCAACCATCGTGGTCTTCCTCTGGGGACTCAAGGGCATCTCGGATGAAGATGCGCAGCATGCGCTCACCTACGCACAtctcttcacgcttgatcACATGATCTCGACGTTTTGGACGCTTCTCTTCACGTTCAACTGGTTCTACTTTACCCCGCACGATGGCCAACCTACCACGACGCAGTCTTCGCACCAGACGGGTCTCATGGACCTCATTGAAACCATCGAAGCACAGTACAGGACGCCGGAAGAGATGCAAAAACTTCATCACGATCAATTGACGCCTGGACAGCGCAAGATGAGCGCCGAACGCATTTGGAAGGAGGAAAAGGACTTTTCGGCGGCGGTTCTGACGCTGGGTTGGTTGGTCAAGATCTATTTCGCGTTGGTTCTGTACTCGTATGCTCTGCATCTTCGCCACGGCACCTACCGCACGTTGCCGCTGTCCAAGGCGTCTGCTCACCCGGTAGGTGCACGCTccagcggcggcggtggcggagGACGCTCCGAGTACCGCTACCACCCCGTagtcgaagaggaagagttGGAGACCTggagcgacgatgatgccgaAACAGAGGGCAAcaaagcagcaaagcgcaACGGTGCGGGCAGTGCGAGTAGTGCGAAAGGAAGCGGCTCAATACCGGCAGCCACGACATCCTCCGGTAACGCTACCCCAGGTGGAGCGAGAGCTGTTATTGATCGCCTGGCGGTGTAA
- a CDS encoding uncharacterized protein (related to MET30 - involved in regulation of sulfur assimilation genes and cell cycle progression), whose amino-acid sequence MATLSVHTPPAVHQSDPMLQVRTTSSPLHTATASFHQRHRSQSPAPPPPTYTQPPTASSLANVTSGDGWAIVANPTRCTNAAPDAAALSGVPSPIASAISTAWQPNTADLTPLSHAANDASIRRCGPVDLASPHDVPFGERASPAIISLAQRNARSLSRNGTRPPSPLTLSPALASESLNPSGAHRGGLRGSDEDLEVADKDATMDTSDNNCASTGATPLVPPATRKLCVRHQRMADEGTTARLQKSIESLPLADQTAVNTVWSLFSSSSHSRRALILQGILTMCCFSQLSLLSSELALAIRIDPFSLFPREVSLRVLGHLDAMSLGRAAQVSRSWKQLADDDLLWRNMCEQHIERKCEKCGWGLPLLSERRRRVPGPAVQLGTPESRDLSSDGSGCNPSTTPGSLKRSITAAANAAALEKQSRSRASSPTPSNGRSHSLSVSAHRDLHLDTIPEQRDRDAPPLKKQRSGIHGQATASSGPGSSSGTAPKTRPWKSVYCERLAIERNWRRGRYTSRTLAGHTDGIMCLQFNENLAHPAFPVVITGSYDRTARIWNLETGEMLRVLEGHTRGVRCLQFDEAKLITGSMDRTLKIWNWRTGALMRTLEGHTEGIVCLHFNEDTLASGSADSNIKIWNFRTGECYTLRGHRDWVNAVTLWTGPAAKKRQQRLRAALREARSATSMNEDDPTAAGTFLFSASDDGSIRLWDLGLRECLLTFEGHVGQVQSLKLVMMDDEAVRKLVGGAAGGVDGESSIDQRHGTRHGSTQTNASGDDETVATEDGEQDMLSVEDQESYFLGDTSLSPSLRPVAAGLAFTVGAADIGAASSSRDNATTRVGGARPLSSAAEVSERSFFANGSNGAGGRRSASGGGTSSAWSTSQQRQRRRIDKNLLRVQERLCAAGLVDALPLDAEMGDLDPTMRGARSTNGNRSGDESQPAGGKDKASERHHAKPRPVLISGSLDNTLKIWDVRTGRCIRTLFGHVEGVWSLDVDKLRIASASHDRTIKIWDRDTGYCQNTLVGHKGAVTCVSLSDDKIVSGSDDGDIKVWSFAAASAAAPPNAVARNSAALTPQHRFATPVVPTPADLGGPAPA is encoded by the exons ATGGCCACACTCAGCGTCCACACTCCTCCCGCCGTTCATCAATCCGACCCTATGCTTCAAGTGCGCACAACCAGCAGTCCACTTCACACGGCCACCGCCTCTTTTCACCAACGCCATCGTTCCCAGTCTCCTGCACCTCCACCTCCAACCTACACACAGCCTCccaccgcctcgtcgcTTGCCAACGTCACCTCAGGTGACGGATGGGCCATTGTGGCCAATCCGACAAGATGTACCAACGCCGCTCCTGACGCTGCCGCCCTTTCTGGCGTTCCATCACCCATCGCAtcggccatctcgacaGCATGGCAGCCCAACACGGCTGACCTCACCCCCCTTAGCCATGCTGCCAACGACGCCTCCATCCGTCGCTGCGGTCCCGTCGACTTGGCCTCGCCCCACGATGTGCCATTCGGAGAGAGGGCCTCTCCCGCCATCATTTCGCTCGCTCAGCGCAACGCACGTTCCTTGAGCCGTAACGGCACCCGTCCGCCTAGTCCCTTGACTCTGTCACCCGCCTTGGCCTCTGAATCTCTCAATCCGTCTGGCGCGCACCGAGGTGGTCTTCGCGGTTCCGACGAGGATCTTGAAGTTGCCGACAAGGACGCCACCATGGACACATCGGATAACAACTGTGCCTCGACCGGCGCTACACCTCTAGTACCTCCAGCAACACGTAAGCTCTGTGTCCGACATCAGCGCATGGCTGACGAAGGCACCACTGCCCGTCTGCAAAAG TCCATCGAGAGTCTGCCACTCGCCGATCAGACGGCGGTCAACACGGTTTGGTCGCTCTTCTCATCGTCCTCTCACTCACGAAGGGCGCTCATCCTTCAAGGCATTCTGACCATGTGTTGCTTCAGCCAACTCTCGCTTCTGTCCTCCGAGCTGGCGCTGGCGATCCGCATCGATCCCTTCTCGCTCTTTCCACGCGAGGTGTCGCTCAGAGTGCTTGGCCACCTCGACGCCATGAGCCTCGGCCGAGCCGCACAGGTGAGCCGATCGTGGAAGCAgcttgccgatgatgaCCTGCTTTGGCGCAACATGTGTGAGCAGCACATCGAACGCAAGTGCGAAAAATGTGGTTGGGGTCTTCCGCTACTCAGCGAACGTCGGCGTCGGGTGCCCGGTCCTGCCGTGCAGCTCGGCACGCCCGAGTCGCGCGATCTCAGCTCGGACGGATCGGGCTGCAACCCTTCCACAACGCCTGGCTCGCTCAAGCGCTCCATcactgccgctgccaaTGCCGCTGCGCTCGAAAAGCAGTCTCGCTCGCGTGCTTCGAGTCCTACGCCTTCCAACGGCCGCAGTCACTCGCTTTCCGTCTCGGCTCACCGCGATCTGCATCTGGACACCATTCCTGAGCAGCGTGATCGCGACGCTCCGCCTCTCAAGAAGCAACGAAGCGGTATCCATGGCCAAGCCACCGCCTCCTCGGGCCCGGGCTCGTCCTCTGGCACCGCACCAAAGACTCGTCCTTGGAAGTCGGTCTACTGCGAGCGACTTGCCATCGAGCGAAACTGGCGTCGCGGCCGCTACACGTCGCGTACGCTTGCCGGTCATACGGATGGTATCATGTGTCTTCAATTCAACGAGAATCTGGCTCATCCTGCCTTTCCCGTCGTCATCACGGGCAGCTACGACCGAACCGCACGTATTTGGAACCTCGAAACGGGCGAAATGCTACGTGTGCTCGAAGGCCACACCAGAGGCGTACGCTGCCTGCAATTCGACGAGGCCAAACTCATCACGGGCTCCATGGACCGCACTCTCAAGATCTGGAACTGGAGAACCGGCGCACTGATGCGCACGCTCGAGGGCCACACCGAAGGCATTGTCTGCCTCCACTTTAACGAGGACACGCTGGCAAGTGGTAGTGCTGACAGCAACATCAAGATCTGGAATTTTCGCACGGGCGAATGCTACACGCTTCGAGGCCACCGCGACTGGGTTAATGCCGTGACGCTCTGGACGGGGCCGGCGGCTAAGAagcgccagcagcgtctGCGAGCGGCACTGCGCGAAGCCCGTTCCGCCACCTCGATGAATGAAGACGACCCCACTGCAGCGGGTACCTTCCTCTTCTCCGCTTCGGATGACGGCTCGATCCGACTTTGGGACCTCGGCCTTCGCGAGTGTCTGCTCACTTTTGAGGGTCACGTCGGCCAAGTGCAGAGTCTCAAGCTGGTCATGATGGATGACGAGGCAGTCCGAAAGCTGGtcggcggtgctgctggtggcgtTGATGGCGAATCGTCGATTGATCAGCGCCACGGTACAAGACACGGCTCAACGCAGACGAATGCAAGCGGTGACGACGAGACGGTTGCTACTGAGGACGGCGAGCAGGACATGCTCTCGGTGGAGGATCAAGAGTCGTACTTCCTTGGTGATACCAGCCTCTCGCCTTCGCTTCGACCGGTTGCGGCTGGCTTGGCTTTTACTGTAGGCGCTGCGGACATTGGTGCGGCTTCTAGCAGTCGTGATAATGCCACGACGAGGGTCGGTGGTGCTCGCCCATTGTCAAGCGCAGCCGAGGTGTCTGAGCGAAGCTTTTTTGCAAATGGTAGCAATGGCGCCGGAGGTCGACGCAGTGCGTCAGGTGGCGGAACGTCGTCCGCTTGGTCCACGTCTCAGCAGCGACAACGCCGTCGGATCGACAAGAACCTTTTGCGTGTCCAGGAGCGTCTGTGTGCGGCTGGGCTGGTGGACGCGCTGCCGCTAGATGCCGAAATGGGCGATCTGGACCCTACCATGCGTGGCGCGCGTTCGACCAACGGCAACCGATCCGGCGATGAGTCGCAGCCCGCAGGTGGCAAAGAcaaagcgagcgagcgacaCCACGCCAAACCGCGTCCGGTGCTCATCTCTGGATCGCTGGACAATACACTCAAGATTTGGGATGTACGTACGGGACGCTGCATCCGGACGCTATTTGGTCACGTCGAAGGTGTCTGGTCGCTGGATGTGGACAAGCTGCGCATCGCCAGCGCATCGCACGACCGAACGATCAAGATCTGGGATCGCGATACGGGCTACTGCCAGAACACGCTAGTAGGGCACAAAGGAGCTGTTACGTGTGTCAGTCTGAGCGACGATAAGATTGTCTCTGGCTCGGACGACGGCGATATCAAGGTGTGgagctttgctgctgccagcgcAGCGGCGCCACCGAATGCGGTCGCGCGCAACTCCGCTGCGCTGACACcacagcatcgcttcgcTACACCGGTAGTACCCACGCCAGCCGATCTGGGTGGGCCAGCACCGGCTTAG
- a CDS encoding uncharacterized protein (related to KIC1 - ser/thr protein kinase that interacts with Cdc31p) yields the protein MAFDALRKVSGASSHAAPIDVSTTSARILDPFGNFTGVISLPSPHGSVRSTKLVSIDGQHVLATDDDESCLMRRFSSYDDLPTNQAAVHASFSNGVGGRRNRSVDARLSHRKSVSFENTDSSAKVAAEQVDQAFSGTAHPPLAPIGEKASPVVMPAEQNQAHRAQEPTDLTLDAERKAVELLATAERTCKDKAAVRVLDTLAHASSSASTACTSPRYSAQQRTVSSSTTATLTTQPIDSHKHGSQPAAPTAPNMLQRTASRLRATASADTTSEARAATTHTNSKHSHHHQKRDSVLGKFFKGATSSRKQGKV from the exons ATGGCTTTCGACGCTCTACGCAAGGTCAGCGGCGCTTCCAGCCATGCTGCACCGATAGACGTGAGCACCACATCAGCTCGCATC CTCGACCCGTTTGGCAACTTTACCGGCGTCATCTCGCTTCCCTCGCCACACGGTTCGGTGCGCTCCACaaagctcgtctcgatcgacgGGCAACATGTGCTCGCCacagacgacgacgagtcaTGTCTGATGCGTAGGTTCAGCAGCTACGACGACTTGCCGACAAATCAGGCGGCGGTGCACGCCAGCTTTAGCAATGGCGTTGGCGGACGACGCAATCGGTCAGTAGATGCAAGGTTGTCGCATCGCAAGTCGGTTTCGTTTGAAAACACAGATAGCAGCGCTAAGGTGGCAGCCGAGCAGGTCGACCAGGCATTCAGTGGCACCGCACATCCACCGCTCGCTCCGATTGGAGAGAAAGCGTCGCCTGTCGTGATGCCAGCTGAGCAGAACCAAGCTCACCGGGCTCAAGAGCCGACCGACCTTACACTTGACGCTGAGCGCAAGGCTGTGGAGCTATTGGCTACCGCCGAGCGCACTTGCAAAGACAAGGCAGCAGTACGCGTGCTGGACACGCTCGCGCATGCTTCATCGAGTGCCAGCACTGCATGCACATCACCGCGCTACTCGGCGCAGCAACGAACGGTGTCGTCGTCCACGACAGCCACTTTGACCACGCAACCGATCGACTCGCACAAGCATGGCTCCCAACCAGCTGCGCCAACAGCGCCAAACATGCTCCAACGCACAGCCAGCCGTCTGCGCGCTACCGCAAGTGCTGACACTACAtcagaagctcgagctgcaacaACACATACCAACTCGAAACAcagccaccaccaccaaaaGCGCGATTCGGTCCTGGGCAAATTCTTCAAGGGCGCAACATCCAGTCGTAAGCAAGGCAAGGTGTAA
- a CDS encoding 60S ribosomal protein uL24 yields MVSSSRRVQRKAHFDAPAHIRRKIMSASLNKELRAEHGIRSLPVRKDDEVLIVRGSSKGAEGKVTQVYRKKWVINIERIHREKTNGATVPLGIHPSNVVITSLKLDEDRKKIIARKSGSKKEAAETKDN; encoded by the exons ATGGTCTCTTCGTCGCGTCGCGTTCAGCGCAAGGCTCACTTCGATGCCCCCGCGCACATCCGAAGAAAGATCATGTCGGCTTCGCTCAACAAGGAGCTCCGCGCTGAGCATGGC ATCCGATCGCTGCCGGTCCGcaaggatgacgaggttCTGATCGTCCGTGGCTCGTCCAAGGGCGCTGAGGGCAAGGTTACCCAGGTCTACCGCAAGAAGTGGGTGATCAACattgagcgcatccaccgTGAGAAGACCAACGGTGCCACTGTTCCGCTTGGCATCCACCCTTCCAACGTTGTGATCACCAgcctcaagctcgacgaggaccGCAAGAAGATCATTGCCCGCAAGTCTGGTTCCAAGAAGGAGGCTGCTGAGACCAAGGACAACTAA
- a CDS encoding uncharacterized protein (related to YVC1 - vacuolar cation channel), translated as MSKAVSQRASANSLHSRQQQHKRHVSLRNLPDQPGPDDHIPPALALDAPSPGDSAFSFSSTEQHLGVGPSSSHHASHASHRHAFPGTAPTTSRTGSHIRRPTEADAQEIDRLLESEGEDGVNLIKVVERQDVFHLIHEIRSDLRKTIDTHLSWEELTSVDLNFSLVRPLAIKYSNFRSIAILYCLMLNRIYFQREATRDLAFQSVNNTRSTLCELLAMKLLRTFSNDGLELVTSLTASFHPLAGTTYKELKEMQLSSSFIDLDDITKHGLAAKQYSNTLELAIASSAKRFISTPLCQRCIDGIWHGKVVLSPMQASHAILNDSYKKRPLSIYDPTKAPLLNHLRLRVPSIRSKLEFTTFVVILILYVAALAQKGSPTWTVQETLFSIWLFGFAVDELAQLQERGLSHYLGTLYNLIDAMFCIIGFFWFGLRISALHHGLPQRSDLSFDCLALGAVLLCPRVASSLVQDNVVLLSLKAMLSDFAFFTVLAMICFSGFAYAFYSLASEERWTFKAVLWLMLKVWFGSSYLGFDEAQSFSLTFGPPLMIIYTIMSNTLLLTVLISLLSNTFQVVAMNANEEAMFQFAVKTMSGITTDAIFSYQPPLNLLAVAIVMPLSFLVSPRWLHKINVFLIRSTSFHVLLIIHFAELNVFGHGISLTAEKGRGLLGKLGIWGSGLDGASADVIEAAFDYTPLEDKDDWQAESASGDEADAELEEDAEHEHVDSKTKRARGGQEEGSWQEAAAKHLEHDLTHGSPPLRSSATASKEPPPPHQPTLEDTRSTQDALPRTHTQSSIANSVSSRRAREAPVNRSVHLLRHAPEPEPEPRGLGSLSSPLAKLFGAIDPSNYERDIPRRSASRRRVEDARSRESSPTRRPTRMLKRSESTTTAGASGLAAIGERNTSADNAEMAFSSKDSVEDELRDVARRVQDMEARAKRIEDLLLQLLEKQTK; from the coding sequence ATGTCCAAAGCCGTTTCGCAGCGGGCGTCTGCCAACTCGCTTCACAgccgtcagcagcagcacaagaGGCACGTATCGCTTCGCAATCTACCAGACCAACCAGGCCCAGATGACCATATTCCACCGGCACTTGCCCTAGATGCACCGTCACCTGGCGATTCTGCTTTCTCCTTCAGCTCGACCGAACAGCATCTAGGCGTGGGGCCTTCCAGCAGCCACCATGCGTCTCACGCGTCACACAGGCATGCTTTTCCTGGAACAGCTCCAACCACTAGCCGCACTGGCAGTCACATTCGTCGTCCAACCGAAGCAGATGCACAAGAGATCGACCGTCTGCTCGAATCAGAAGGTGAAGATGGCGTCAACCTCATCAAGGTTGTCGAGCGGCAGGACGTATTCCACCTCATTCACGAAATTCGTTCAGACCTTCGCAAAACCATCGACACGCATCTCAGCTGGGAGGAGCTCACCTCGGTCGATCTTAACTTCTCGCTCGTACGCCCACTAGCTATCAAGTACAGCAACTTTCGGTCGATAGCCATCCTTTACTGTCTCATGCTGAATCGCATCTACTTTCAGCGTGAAGCGACGCGCGATCTTGCCTTTCAATCGGTCAACAACACCCGCTCAACGTTGTGCGAACTACTGGCCATGAAGCTGCTTCGCACCTTTTCCAATGACGGCCTTGAACTCGTCACTTCGCTCACAGCCAGTTTTCATCCGCTAGCCGGTACTACGTACAAAGAGCTGAAAGAGATGCAgctttcgtcgtcgtttATTGACTTGGACGATATTACCAAGCACGGCCTTGCTGCCAAGCAGTACTCGAACACGCTCGAATTGGCGATCGCTTCGTCTGCCAAACGCTTCATCTCGACTCCGCTCTGTCAGCGCTGTATCGACGGTATCTGGCACGGAAAAGTCGTACTCTCACCCATGCAGGCTTCGCACGCGATTCTCAACGATAGCTACAAGAAGCGTCCGCTCAGCATCTACGATCCCACCAAGGCACCTCTGCTCAATCACTTGCGTCTCCGTGTGCCTTCGATtcgcagcaagctcgaatTTACCACCtttgtcgtcatcctcatTCTCTACGTTGCTGCCCTGGCACAGAAGGGCAGCCCAACGTGGACCGTACAGGAGACACTCTTCTCGATCTGGCTGTTTGGCTTTGCCGTTGACGAACTGGCACAGCTGCAGGAGCGTGGCTTGTCGCACTACCTTGGTACGCTCTACAATCTTATCGATGCCATGTTCTGCATCATCGGATTCTTCTGGTTTGGCCTCCGAATTTCGGCTCTTCATCACGGTCTGCCGCAACGAAGCGATCTCAGCTTTGACTGCCTGGCGTTGGGAGCAGTGCTGCTCTGCCCTCGAGTGGCAAGCTCGTTGGTGCAGGACAATGTAGTGCTCCTCAGTCTCAAAGCCATGCTGTCCGATTTTGCTTTTTTCACTGTTCTCGCCATGATCTGCTTTTCCGGCTTTGCCTATGCTTTTTACTCACTAGCGTCGGAAGAGCGTTGGACCTTTAAAGCTGTTCTCTGGCTAATGCTCAAAGTATGGTTCGGAAGCTCCTATCTTGGATTCGACGAAGCACAAAGTTTCTCCCTGACTTTTGGTCCGCCACTCATGATCATCTACACCATCATGAGCAACACCTTGCTTCTGACCGTCCTCATCTCGTTGCTCAGTAACACGTTCCAGGTCGTAGCAATGAACGCCAACGAAGAAGCCATGTTTCAATTTGCTGTCAAGACCATGTCCGGCATTACTACGGATGCCATCTTTTCTTATCAGCCGCCGCTCAATCTGCTAGCGGTGGCGATCGTCATGCCGCTCAGCTTCCTTGTCTCGCCGCGATGGCTTCACAAGATCAACGTGTTTCTGATcaggtcgacgagcttccaCGTGCTGTTGATCATCCACTTTGCCGAGTTGAACGTGTTTGGACATGGAATCAGCTTGACGGCGGAAAAGGGGAGGGGTCTGTTGGGCAAGCTGGGTATCTGGGGTTCGGGATTGGATGGGGCTAGTGCGGATGTCATTGAGGCCGCGTTTGATTATACGCCGCTGGAGGATAAGGACGACTGGCAGGCAGAGAGTGCTTCGGGTGACGAGGCGGAcgctgagctcgaggaggacgCAGAGCACGAGCATGTGGACAGCAAGACaaagcgagcaagaggtgGGCAGGAGGAGGGTAGCTGGCAGGAGGCGGCTGccaagcatctcgagcacgaCTTGACGCACGGGTCTCCACCCTTGCGATCCTCCGCGACCGCTTCTAAAgagccaccgccgccgcatCAGCCGACTTTGGAGGACACGCGATCAACGCAAGATGCACTGCCTCGCACTCATACCCAATCCTCGATCGCCAATAGTGTCAGCTCGCGGCGTGCGCGCGAAGCACCGGTCAATCGATCGGTTCACCTCTTACGACACGCACCCGAGCCCGAACCCGAACCTCGTGGACtcggctcgctcagctcgccTCTGGCGAAACTGTTCGGTGCTATCGACCCAAGCAACTATGAACGCGATATTCCACGACGTTCCGCCTCGAGACGTCGAGTTGAAGACGCGCGTTCACGAGAATCCAGTCCAACGCGTCGCCCCACCAGGATGCTGAAACGCTCCGAgtccaccaccaccgctggAGCGTCCGGACTCGCTGCTATCGGCGAACGCAATACATCCGCTGATAACGCCGAGATGGCTTTCAGTAGCAAGGACagtgtcgaggatgagctcCGTGATGTGGCGAGGAGGGTGCAGGACATGGAGGCCAGAGCCAAGAGGATCGAAGATCTgctcctgcagctgctggaaAAGCAAACGAAgtga
- a CDS encoding uncharacterized protein (related to PER1 protein, involved in manganese homeostasis): MQSDAGPSRAIAPSASTATKRPDKRLARSATPAEEHDQTFFAFNIINQAESSIQQRTSSQSSPTTSKHPALARSSRPLRSIMTLLLLTLVAALLLSPTALASQGDRSPEYRLCVDSCTADLCRDGVDDGTMLAHRLPFILRITRWTCEDDCKYHCTHRITNDAAERVHKIQHDARIEVELLAQSQPLSASVKAERIKGIIKSKLAELRPVQKQMVQFHGKWVFIRFLGAQEPLSVLFSLLNFKIHWNALFMMRNQLPDASPLKLVYIVHTLISMNAWLWSAIFHTRDKNWTEKLDYFSAGSVVMSALFFSAARLFRLAPGSKRFVLLRRVCMAALALHVLYLSIGRFDYAYNMAANVVIGLIHTLLWLMYSLRPTTFPSNPLVDRTAYSRAAMRATKPNLSVLSTPTPLSNGAQTPPVPVSTNIGPPNSHTRRRRRLQLILALMSASVLFELLDFAPILRILDAHALWHLATVPITKMWYDWLVNDAQECVNTGWWLSDRSAGVQGGELASTLEHLSEKLKGRAASLAQNIELHALTTKLNELANKAGFSGRVGGLNGKVGFSGVNSTSGLGLEMEEQHQHATSSVAKGGLSATSTGIGLGSSSLTDRDAGHGASSGSTGKAKNW, translated from the coding sequence ATGCAGTCAGACGCAGGGCCATCACGCGCAATCGCGCCGTCAGCATCCACAGCGACAAAGCGACCAGACAAGCGCCTTGCTCGGTCTGCAACGCCAGCAGAAGAGCACGACCAAACATTTTTCGCATTCAATATTATCAACCAGGCTGAATCGTCGATCCAACAGCGCACATCGAGCCAATCCTCTCCCACCACTTCCAAGCATCCCGCCCTTGCACGTTCTAGTAGACCGTTGCGCTCAATAATGACGCTTCTGCTACTAACTCTTGTCGCTGCCCTTCTCCTCTCACCTACCGCCTTAGCATCCCAAGGTGACCGCTCCCCCGAGTACCGCCTCTGCGTCGACTCTTGCACTGCCGATCTatgtcgagatggcgtcgacgacggcaCCATGCTTGCCCATCGCTTGCCCTTCATCCTCCGCATCACCAGATGGACGTGCGAAGATGACTGCAAGTACCACTGCACCCATCGCATCACCAATGACGCTGCAGAACGTGTGCACAAGATTCAACACGATGCTCgcatcgaggtcgagctgctggctcAATCACAGCCACTTTCTGCCTCGGTCAAAGCAGAGCGCATCAAAGGCATTATCAAATCCAAGCTGGCCGAATTGCGCCCGGTGCAGAAGCAAATGGTGCAGTTCCACGGAAAGTGGGTTTTCATTCGTTTCTTAGGTGCCCAAGAGCCGCTTTCGGTGCTCTTCAGCTTGCTCAATTTCAAAATCCACTGGAACGCGCTCTTTATGATGCGCAACCAGCTACCAGATGCGTCCCCGCTCAAGCTGGTCTACATTGTGCATACGCTCATTAGCATGAATGCGTGGTTATGGTCCGCCATTTTTCATACCAGGGATAAGAATTGGACCGAAAAGCTCGACTATTTTAGCGCCGGCTCGGTGGTCATGTCGGCCTTGTTTTTCAGCGCTGCTCGGCTGTTCAGGCTCGCGCCTGGTAGCAAAAGATTCGTGCTCCTCCGAAGAGTGTGTATGGCTGCATTGGCGCTTCATGTGCTCTACCTCAGCATTGGGCGCTTCGACTATGCCTACAACATGGCGGCCAACGTGGTGATTGGACTGATCCACACGCTGCTCTGGCTCATGTATTCGCTTCGACCGACGACGTTTCCATCGAACCCGCTGGTCGATCGTACAGCCTACTCACGTGCTGCTATGCGCGCTACCAAGCCCAACCTCTCGGTTCTCTCGACGCCCACACCGCTCAGTAACGGTGCGCAAACCCCGCCCGTGCCCGTCTCGACCAACATCGGTCCTCCCAACTCACACACACGccggcgtcgtcgtctgcaaCTCATCCTCGCGCTCATGTCAGCCTCGGTACTattcgagctgctcgatttTGCGCCCATCTTGCGCATCCTTGACGCTCACGCTCTCTGGCATCTCGCCACTGTGCCCATCACCAAGATGTGGTACGACTGGCTGGTCAACGATGCGCAAGAATGCGTCAACACCGGTTGGTGGCTCTCGGACCGTTCGGCGGGTGTGCAGGGAGGCGAGctcgcatcgacgttgGAGCACTTGAGCGAGAAGTTGAAGGGAAGAGCGGCAAGCTTGGCTCAGAACATCGAATTGCATGCTCTCACAACCAAGCTCAATGAGTTGGCGAACAAGGCTGGCTTCAGTGGTAGGGTTGGCGGGCTGAATGGTAAAGTGGGATTCAGCGGCGTCAATAGCACTAGTGGACTGGGCTTGGAGATGGAAgaacagcatcagcacGCTACGAGCAGCGTTGCAAAGGGTGGCTTGTCCGCCACAAGTACGGGCATCGGGCTgggatcgtcgtcgctcacGGATCGCGATGCAGGGCACGGCGCtagcagcggcagcacaGGCAAGGCCAAGAACTGGTAG